DNA sequence from the uncultured Ilyobacter sp. genome:
GAAGAAATTTCACTCTGCTGTATCTGTGAGGTTGAAAAACAGCCACAATTTTACCCTTCTCTATGCTTCTTGCCCCCTGTAAGGTTGCCTTGATCTCTGTAGGGTGATGGGCATAGTCGTCTATTATTTTTACATTTTTATCATAAATAATGTCGTATCTTCTTTTGGCTCCTTTAAAAAACTTAAGCATCTTTTTCATCTCTTCTTTTTCTACCCCGAATTTATAGGCTAGATAAATCACCGGAAGAGAGTTTGAGACATTATGTTCACCAGGTACAGACAAAACAAAGGTTCCTAAGTCTTCTCCACAAACTGTTACCTCATAGTGAATTTTTGAATCCTCTACTCTTATGTTAGAGGCATATATATCTGCGCTCCTATCTTTTAGACTATAACTTTTTATCTTTTCTTTTCCATGAATCACTTTTTTGATATTTTCACAGTCTATATTTACGATAACCTCGTCTTTTGTCTTATCTATAAACTCAATAAATGATCTTTCTATATTTTCAAGAGAGCCGTGGTTTTCTAAATGATCGGCCTCTATATTCGTTATTATAGATGTAAAAGGACTTAAATACAGAAAAGAGTTGTCACTTTCATCTGCTTCTGCTATGAATAGCTTTGAGCTACCTGCCTTGGCATTTGAATTTATCTCTGGAAGTATCCCACCTACTACAATTGTAGGATCAAGTGAAAGCATAGCTGCCCCTAGCATAGAGCTAGTAGTTGTCTTACCGTGAGTTCCGGCAACTGCTATCCCCTGCTCTTCATTCATGAGAAGTGCTAAAAGCTCACCCCTTTTTATTACCTCTATACCATTTTTAACTGCATAGTCATACTCAGGGTTTCCTTCTTTTATAGCACTTGATCTCACCACCAGGCTGCATCCATCTAGATTGCTGCTGCAATGATATCCAAATACCTCTATCCCAATTTTTTCTAGTTCCTCTGTACGGTGGTTTCTGTTTAAGTCTGCTCCCACTACTTCATAACCTTTATTTCTCATGACTTTTGCAAGTCCACTCATTCCGATTCCATTTATTCCTATAAAGTAAACTCGTTTCATTTTGTCCCCCATATATCCATAGCCTTCACTATTTTTTCTGCAGCCCTGTCTTTTTTTAGGACCTTTATTCTGGCTCTTATTTTAGCCAATTCATTGTCGTCTTTTATGAGATCCATGGCTCTTTCTATGGCGATGTCCGCCTCTGAATTTTTGTAGATATAAGCCGCTCCTGTTTCCTCGAGTATTTTGGCATTTTCATACTGTCCCACCTTGATAGACTGGTAGGGGATCAGTATAGAGGGTTTTTCCATCGCTATAAGTTCAGATATGGTGAGGGCCCCTGCACGGCACACCACAAGGTCTGACACAGCCATTATATTTGGCATATTGCTAAAATATGGTTTTATTACATCGTTAGGTTTATATTTATTGAGCTTTTGGTTTATTGTTTCAAAGTGATTTTTTCCAGTGGCCCAGTATATCCTTATTTTCTTTTCTGCCAGTGTCCTTTCCCATTTTGAAAGTATGGCATCATTTATACTTTTAGATCCGAGACTTCCCCCTGTTATAAGAAGTACCTTTTCATCTTCCTCTATTTTCAGTCTTTCCCTCTCTATTTTTCTGTTTACCATATAGACCTCGTTTCTCAGGGGATTCCCTGTTACCTTAAGTTTTTTATGGTATTTTATAGGTAGGTCATCATAAGTTTTTTCAAAGGCAAGAAAACTCATCTTGGCAAGCCTGTAAAAGAGTTTATTAGCAAATCCCAGATTTGCATTTTGCTCCTGTAGGTATATTTTCTTCCTTAATATTATACCTGCTAAAATTGCAGGAACAGAAATATAATTTCCAAATCCCATTATGGCATCTGGTTTTTCCCTTCGGACTATTCCTATAGCTTTTACGATACTCTTCACCATTTTAAAAACTGAAGCTATATTTTTTAGAGGTTTTACGTCTAAACCTATAAATTTATATCCCTCTTGAGGGATCATGTCTTTTTCCATCCTGTGTATAGTTCCTACAAAGACAGGATCTACCCCTCTTTTTTTTAATTCTCTAGCTACAGCAAGAGCAGGATATATATGTCCCCCTGTCCCTCCTGTTGTTAGGATAACTTTTCTCAAATTTTTTCACCTGCCGTAAAATATTTTTTTACTAACTCTTTAAATATTTTTCCTCTTGCTTCAAAATTTTTAAACTGGTCAAAACTAGCTGTAGCCGGCGATAAAAGTATAGTGTTTTTTTCACGAAGATCTATTGTCTTCTGAATCAAACTGACACTATTTTCTAAATTGCCGGTTTTTATGATCTTAGAGTTTGAATATCCACCTTGAACCAGTTCCTGTTCTAACTTCTCTGCCAGTTCACCTATAAGGAATACTTTGCTCACATGGTTTTTTATGGCCTCTACAAGGGGTTTTAGGTCAAGCTTCTTGTCCACTCCGCCGCATATTAGTATGCACCCGTCATAGGCCTCTATGGCCATTTTAGATGATTCTATGTTTGTTCCCTTAGAATCATTTATAAAAAGGGTGCTCCCCACCTCTAAAAATCTTTCCATTCTGTGTTCTAAAGTTTTTGTGTTATACAGAAACTCCCTAAGTTTTTCTTCCTCTAAACCTATTATCTCAGCAACTGCCCCTATAAATAAAACATTCTCTAGGTTATGCCTTCCCTTAAGGCTGAGCTTTTCCACAGAGATTATATTTTTATTTTTATAAACAACCCATCCGTCCTTAGGATATAAGTCACATTCACTTCCGCCCTCTAGGGACACCTTCCAGATATCTGACTTTATATTGTCTATTCTCTTAGATGATTCAAGGCAGTTTGTATTTGTTATAAAATAGTTGCCGGCTTCTTGTCTGGCAGCTATTTTAAATTTTGTGTCATAATAATCTGCTGCTTTTTCATATCTGTCCAAATGGTCCGGTGCTAAGTTGATCACCATGGCTATATCAGGTTTAAACTCCTTTATATTTTCAAGCTGATAAGAGCTTAACTCCAAAACTATATAGTCAAGATCCAAGTCTTCTGCCACAAGGTCTGCAAAAGATCTTCCGATGTTTCCTGCAAATTCACATTTATAACCACAATATTGAATGAGCTCTTTTATTTTAGTTGTTGTTGTTGTTTTTCCATTTGTTCCCGTGACAGCTATAAGCCTTGGATGTTTAACTTTTTTCTTTATATACCTATAGGCTAGCTCTACCTCATCTATGACAGGTATATCTAATTCAAAGGCTTTTTTTACCAGTTCTGTATAGGGAACCCCGGGACTTTTTATAAATAAGTCCATACCTGGAAGAATCTCAATACCTTCTTCCGATGACATGGCCTTTTTATCATCTATCAGTACCACTTCATATCCATTTTTTTCCAATAATTTTTTAGCGCCTAAACCGCTAACTCCCGCTCCGAAAACAAGGGCTTTATTCATCGACTTCATCTCCAACCAGTTTCATTTAATTTTAGATAAAAACAATACTTTTCTCTGTTAGACAGCCAAAGAAAAATATTTTTCCTACCTTTACAATTATAACCACGGGAGTTCCCGTGGTTATTGCTTTTAAAATATACCTCTCATTTTCACTACTCCGAGAGCCGCTATTCCACACATAAGGGCGACGATCCAAAATCTCATAGTTACCTTTGTCTCTGGAAGGCCGTCTAGCTCAAAATGGTGGTGTATAGGGGCCATCTTAAATACACGCTTTTTTCTGACTTTAAAGGATCCTACCTGAATTATTACAGAACAGGCCTCTACTACAAACACTAGTCCTACAATAGGAAGGAGGAGTTCCTGCTTCAAAAATATCGCCACAAGACCTAAAATTCCTCCAAGTGTCAGGGAACCTGTGTCCCCCATGAATATCTGGGCTGGGTAAAAAATTATACCATAGAAAACCTAAACCCTGCGCCTATCATACTTGTAAGATAGACCGTCATCTCCCCCTGCACCGCTTATATAGTATAGGTTGAGGTACTGACTTAGCTCTATATGACCTGTAAAGTATGCTACTGCCCCTAAAATTGCAGATGCTATAATTACAGGCATTATCACCAGTCCATCTAGACCGTCTGTTATATTTACCGCATTAGAAGTTCCTGTGAGTATCAAAATTATAAAAAGAAGCATGGCAAAGGCTCCTAAGTATACAAGAGGTCCAGAAAGTACAGGATTAATTATAGAAAGATCCAGGGCTTTATCTCCAGTGAGACCCATTTTCAGTATAAATCCCCAGGCCAAAAGTGCTATAGCACCCTGTCCCATCATCTTCTTCTTTCCAGAAAGTCCCTTTTTACTTTCTGTAAATTTTTTATAATCATCTACAAATCCTATGGCACTAAAAAGCACCATGCATAGTAAAAGCATCTCTATAAATTTATTTCCCAAATCTGATATTATTAAGTTGGTTATAACCATAGATCCCACTATAAGGACTCCCCCCATTGTAGGGGTTCCTTTTTTAGAAAAGTGGCTTTCCGGCCCCTCTTCTCTTATTGACTCACCCATTTTGTTTCTTTTCAAGAACTTTATAAAGGGTTTACCAATCAAAATAACCACTACAAAGGAAAATTATAAATCCTAAAAAAGCCCTCAGATATATTGATTTAAGCCATGCCAAAGTATCGATATTTTTTGCAAGGTAATAAAGCATTTAATTCTCCTCGTTATTTAATTATTTCCTCTAATTTCATGCCTCTAGATCCCTTTAGAAGTATAACTGATTTTTCTTTTATTGATTCTATTTTCTCAGAAATCGAAGCTTTATCTTCAAAATAATGGACTCTTTATCTTCCTGGCATACTGAACAAAGGTTTTTCATCTCACTTCCGTACAAGAATATATAATCTGCCTTGGTTCTAACCAGGTAATCCTTTATATTCTTATGATACTCCTCACTTTTTTCTCCTAATTCAAGCATATCTCCCAACACAATTATTTTACAGACTTTTTTATTGTACAACTTGTCAAAGGTTTCAACAGCGAGTTTCATAGATGTAGGGTTGGCATTGTAGGCATCGTTTATATAAAGGTTTTTCCCTTTTTCTATTTTCTGAAACCTCATTGGAGTAAGCTCTACTTCTTCTAGGCCTTTCTCTATTTCAGAGATACAGATAATCCCATTTCAAACCCAATGCTACTGCAAAGGAAGCATTTATAACATTGTGCTCACCATTTACAGGAATCTGATAGCTTTTCCTGCAAGTTTAAACTGGGCACCCTTATCATTTTCAATAACTCTGATATCTTAAATGTATTTTCATCCCCATATCCAACTTTATTCCGGGAATATTCTTTAGATCATAATCATCCCCAAATATGATTGTGTTTTCACTATGAACGTACTTCAATAATTCTCCCTT
Encoded proteins:
- the murD gene encoding UDP-N-acetylmuramoyl-L-alanine--D-glutamate ligase; this encodes MNKALVFGAGVSGLGAKKLLEKNGYEVVLIDDKKAMSSEEGIEILPGMDLFIKSPGVPYTELVKKAFELDIPVIDEVELAYRYIKKKVKHPRLIAVTGTNGKTTTTTKIKELIQYCGYKCEFAGNIGRSFADLVAEDLDLDYIVLELSSYQLENIKEFKPDIAMVINLAPDHLDRYEKAADYYDTKFKIAARQEAGNYFITNTNCLESSKRIDNIKSDIWKVSLEGGSECDLYPKDGWVVYKNKNIISVEKLSLKGRHNLENVLFIGAVAEIIGLEEEKLREFLYNTKTLEHRMERFLEVGSTLFINDSKGTNIESSKMAIEAYDGCILICGGVDKKLDLKPLVEAIKNHVSKVFLIGELAEKLEQELVQGGYSNSKIIKTGNLENSVSLIQKTIDLREKNTILLSPATASFDQFKNFEARGKIFKELVKKYFTAGEKI
- the murG gene encoding undecaprenyldiphospho-muramoylpentapeptide beta-N-acetylglucosaminyltransferase, translated to MRKVILTTGGTGGHIYPALAVARELKKRGVDPVFVGTIHRMEKDMIPQEGYKFIGLDVKPLKNIASVFKMVKSIVKAIGIVRREKPDAIMGFGNYISVPAILAGIILRKKIYLQEQNANLGFANKLFYRLAKMSFLAFEKTYDDLPIKYHKKLKVTGNPLRNEVYMVNRKIERERLKIEEDEKVLLITGGSLGSKSINDAILSKWERTLAEKKIRIYWATGKNHFETINQKLNKYKPNDVIKPYFSNMPNIMAVSDLVVCRAGALTISELIAMEKPSILIPYQSIKVGQYENAKILEETGAAYIYKNSEADIAIERAMDLIKDDNELAKIRARIKVLKKDRAAEKIVKAMDIWGTK
- the murC gene encoding UDP-N-acetylmuramate--L-alanine ligase, with the translated sequence MKRVYFIGINGIGMSGLAKVMRNKGYEVVGADLNRNHRTEELEKIGIEVFGYHCSSNLDGCSLVVRSSAIKEGNPEYDYAVKNGIEVIKRGELLALLMNEEQGIAVAGTHGKTTTSSMLGAAMLSLDPTIVVGGILPEINSNAKAGSSKLFIAEADESDNSFLYLSPFTSIITNIEADHLENHGSLENIERSFIEFIDKTKDEVIVNIDCENIKKVIHGKEKIKSYSLKDRSADIYASNIRVEDSKIHYEVTVCGEDLGTFVLSVPGEHNVSNSLPVIYLAYKFGVEKEEMKKMLKFFKGAKRRYDIIYDKNVKIIDDYAHHPTEIKATLQGARSIEKGKIVAVFQPHRYSRVKFLLEEFKGAFDNADEVLLLPVYSAGEKDEFGVGIEKLAEKTGHKNIRVEKNEDNLSILLRDKERGTVFIFMGAGSISGIAHKITKNLEG
- a CDS encoding cyanophycin synthetase gives rise to the protein MRFQKIEKGKNLYINDAYNANPTSMKLAVETFDKLYNKKVCKIIVLGDMLELGEKSEEYHKNIKDYLVRTKADYIFLYGSEMKNLCSVCQEDKESIILKIKLRFLRK